The proteins below come from a single Chryseobacterium capnotolerans genomic window:
- a CDS encoding TonB-dependent receptor plug domain-containing protein: MELKEKKSLGYSFQDVKGQTLVEAKETNVTNALVGKVAGMQVIKGGFGAASSSKINLRGFNSLKGDNQPLIVVDGVPLSNNAGSKAKQNDGYFNNDFWNPDLDMGNGLADINADDIESMSVLKGGAASALYGSRGGNGVILITTKTGKEKVA; the protein is encoded by the coding sequence ATGGAGTTAAAAGAAAAAAAGAGTTTGGGCTATTCTTTCCAGGATGTAAAAGGCCAAACACTTGTTGAAGCTAAAGAAACGAATGTTACAAATGCCTTAGTTGGTAAAGTAGCGGGAATGCAGGTGATTAAGGGAGGTTTTGGTGCTGCCTCTTCATCAAAAATAAACCTTAGAGGGTTCAATTCGCTTAAAGGGGATAATCAGCCTTTAATTGTGGTTGATGGAGTGCCATTAAGTAATAATGCTGGTTCAAAAGCAAAACAGAATGATGGGTACTTTAATAATGATTTCTGGAATCCGGATCTGGATATGGGAAATGGGTTAGCTGATATTAATGCAGATGATATAGAAAGTATGTCTGTTCTTAAAGGAGGAGCAGCTTCTGCTTTGTACGGATCTAGAGGGGGTAACGGGGTTATTCTGATCACAACGAAAACCGGAAAAGAAAAGGTGGCTTAG
- a CDS encoding TonB-dependent receptor has protein sequence MKPDMQRSFGLGLNGVVNSATSDNSTSWGPALEGAKSYDNLKNFFKTGISSQHTLSFQENLGEGTSLYTSANYLNDNSQIPNSKFERFNFMAKMNSNFGVNKRWTSEVKVQYISTKANNRPSGGKGDGNYYPNILLMPQNIDVRDYREGQTQNDVKSRWITPNGINPYWSAYNSLNADKKDRFLLNGYLKYQFNDWLSGDVRVGTDFYALNADARVWTGSSRRNSYATSEEKFYENNYIASLTAKKDNLIGKWGGTVSVYGQMMESRTKAMYFSTQNLIVPNVFSVNNTSDIASVANNEVDFWKKINSVFANAEINYDGYWFINATARNDWSSTLILENRSYFYPSISTSLVLTEMLNKLNGTTSKILTFAKLRAAYAVTGNSLNPYELYNTYKLGADPSGHAILGRKKILYDPNLHAEKLKTFEVGADLKFFNKISLDVSYFRNTATNQLIDLPMNPLSGYEYKKISSGGLSNSGIEVVLNTDIFKKENFTWNLNANFSKLKSTIDRIDGEVLKYPLAGFDNVGFFAEVGMPYGSIYGTKFLRVEDPNSPHYGKLIVGLNGLPQATAEQYYLGDQTPRALFGFTNSFAYKNFGISFLIDGRIGGKFYSSTQSALQKVGLASDTAPGGRRDNFILDAVVQQNGGYTNNTKEITQQDYWGAVTAGNLGITEQNIYDATNIRLRNVQVSYNFPKSIFQKLALQSAKVSFTANNVWMIYSKAKGIDPESVFAINSNAVGFENLAFPTTRSYLFSITLGF, from the coding sequence ATGAAACCAGATATGCAACGTAGTTTTGGATTAGGGCTCAATGGTGTTGTAAATTCTGCGACTAGTGATAATTCCACTTCTTGGGGGCCAGCATTGGAAGGAGCCAAAAGTTATGATAATCTAAAAAATTTCTTTAAAACAGGAATAAGCTCGCAGCACACCTTAAGTTTCCAGGAAAATCTAGGAGAAGGGACGAGTTTGTATACCTCAGCTAATTATTTAAATGATAACAGTCAGATTCCTAATTCTAAATTTGAGAGATTTAATTTTATGGCTAAAATGAACTCAAATTTTGGTGTAAATAAAAGATGGACCTCCGAAGTAAAAGTTCAATATATAAGTACAAAAGCAAATAACAGACCTTCGGGAGGAAAAGGAGATGGTAATTACTATCCAAATATTCTTCTTATGCCCCAGAATATTGATGTAAGAGATTATAGGGAAGGACAGACTCAAAACGATGTAAAATCACGTTGGATTACTCCTAATGGTATCAACCCTTATTGGTCTGCTTATAATAGCCTTAATGCAGATAAGAAAGATCGTTTCCTTTTGAATGGATATCTTAAGTATCAATTTAATGATTGGTTGAGTGGAGATGTAAGGGTAGGCACAGATTTCTATGCTTTGAATGCAGATGCAAGAGTGTGGACAGGTTCTTCACGAAGAAATTCTTATGCAACCAGTGAAGAAAAATTTTATGAGAATAATTATATAGCAAGTCTTACAGCGAAAAAAGATAATTTAATTGGAAAATGGGGTGGGACAGTTTCCGTGTATGGACAAATGATGGAAAGCAGAACAAAAGCTATGTATTTTAGTACCCAAAACTTGATTGTTCCCAATGTATTTAGTGTAAATAATACAAGTGATATTGCTAGTGTTGCTAATAATGAAGTGGATTTCTGGAAAAAGATTAACTCTGTATTTGCGAACGCGGAAATTAATTATGATGGGTATTGGTTTATTAATGCTACCGCAAGAAATGACTGGTCTTCTACACTCATTCTAGAGAATAGATCTTATTTCTATCCTTCTATCAGTACATCATTAGTATTAACAGAAATGCTGAATAAGCTGAACGGTACTACTTCTAAAATATTAACTTTTGCTAAGCTTCGTGCTGCTTATGCGGTAACCGGAAATTCTTTAAATCCTTACGAACTATACAATACTTATAAATTAGGCGCAGATCCAAGTGGGCATGCCATTCTTGGTAGAAAGAAAATTCTTTATGATCCCAACCTACATGCAGAGAAACTTAAAACTTTTGAAGTGGGAGCTGATCTTAAATTCTTTAATAAGATTTCTTTGGATGTAAGTTATTTCAGAAATACAGCAACCAATCAGCTCATAGATTTACCTATGAACCCGCTTTCCGGATATGAATATAAAAAAATAAGCTCAGGAGGTCTTAGTAATAGTGGAATTGAAGTTGTTTTGAATACAGATATTTTTAAGAAAGAAAATTTTACATGGAATCTAAATGCAAATTTTTCTAAATTGAAGAGTACAATTGACAGGATAGATGGGGAGGTTTTAAAATATCCTTTGGCAGGATTTGATAACGTCGGCTTTTTTGCAGAAGTAGGTATGCCTTATGGATCTATTTACGGAACAAAATTTTTAAGAGTAGAAGATCCTAACAGTCCTCATTATGGAAAACTTATTGTGGGACTGAATGGTTTACCTCAGGCTACTGCTGAACAATATTATTTAGGAGATCAGACACCAAGAGCGTTGTTTGGATTTACCAATAGCTTTGCCTATAAGAATTTTGGGATTTCATTTCTTATCGATGGGAGAATTGGTGGAAAGTTCTATTCATCTACCCAATCTGCATTACAAAAAGTAGGACTTGCCTCTGATACAGCTCCAGGAGGAAGAAGAGACAATTTTATCCTTGATGCTGTGGTACAGCAAAATGGAGGGTATACCAACAATACAAAGGAAATCACACAACAAGATTATTGGGGTGCTGTAACAGCAGGAAACCTAGGTATTACAGAACAAAATATTTATGATGCTACCAATATCAGGCTAAGAAATGTCCAGGTATCTTATAACTTTCCTAAAAGTATTTTTCAAAAGCTGGCATTGCAAAGTGCTAAAGTTTCCTTTACTGCCAATAATGTGTGGATGATTTATAGTAAAGCAAAAGGAATAGATCCAGAATCTGTATTTGCAATTAATTCTAATGCTGTAGGATTTGAAAATCTTGCATTTCCTACAACAAGATCTTATTTGTTCTCTATTACCTTAGGTTTTTAA
- a CDS encoding SusD/RagB family nutrient-binding outer membrane lipoprotein: MAVVCTSCNDFEDINNDPFSVDINKAEPEYFLNNSILGAQQDPNIAERTFVLYWKTAARQHLSTGIAGGSYDDSWTIEYWKGISEWLNNANATIEIANEKKKIGQGKPYYDNLIQVARIWRAYVMSEFSDNFGPQPIQAFKGVNPGFNSEKEVYYFILDELKDATAKMDVNQPVPSNPNAYDMVYGFKWSQWVKYANSMRMRVAMRISEVDPAKAKTEFEAAANSNMLISTSDDNFKVKEDTGWNPLSGVMSREWNSQILSATLNNMYIGLGGVNSTDQLPAAQHAAVKASDYIGIKYDEQFSTMTNDPSAGYWLDGLPNKIDPRAYKTFYIPGDFNNPIYSLYPTYTNQASTNKGDLTFANGSKVTINTVNTWNTTTIGNWGVKGQRNGLRGVIGCMPALGKQYREGKNDRIFFASWETYFLMAEAALKGWSVPMSDVAAYNKGIQDSFAYNGVSQFYNQYITSTDYNRDGTSVAYSHVAEPGASHTMNYKDPSTGSMVSVEIKYPVNTIYKNGSVKNDKLTKIITQKYIANMPWLPLESWSDQRRLGLPFFENPAIETPLVNLPNLNSGNYMTNSIQNFPQRLRYPSTFRNTDQDGYTKAVQLLGGQDAVLTPLWWAKH; this comes from the coding sequence TTGGCTGTAGTTTGTACCTCATGTAATGATTTTGAAGACATCAATAACGATCCGTTCTCGGTAGACATTAATAAAGCCGAACCGGAATATTTTTTAAATAATTCTATTTTAGGAGCTCAACAGGATCCTAATATTGCTGAACGTACTTTTGTTTTGTACTGGAAAACCGCTGCAAGACAGCATCTGTCAACAGGGATTGCGGGTGGTTCATATGATGATTCATGGACCATAGAGTATTGGAAAGGAATCTCAGAATGGCTGAATAATGCCAATGCAACTATTGAAATCGCCAATGAAAAGAAAAAAATAGGTCAGGGTAAACCTTACTATGATAATCTTATTCAGGTAGCGAGGATTTGGAGAGCTTATGTAATGAGTGAGTTTTCTGATAATTTCGGCCCGCAGCCTATTCAGGCATTTAAAGGAGTAAATCCCGGATTTAATTCTGAAAAAGAAGTATACTATTTTATTTTAGATGAGCTAAAGGATGCAACGGCTAAAATGGATGTGAACCAGCCTGTACCTTCAAATCCTAACGCCTACGATATGGTATACGGATTTAAATGGAGTCAATGGGTAAAGTATGCCAATTCCATGAGAATGAGAGTTGCTATGAGAATTTCAGAAGTAGATCCTGCCAAAGCAAAAACTGAGTTTGAGGCAGCGGCGAATTCAAACATGCTGATCAGTACAAGTGATGATAATTTTAAAGTGAAAGAAGATACCGGATGGAATCCTTTATCAGGAGTCATGTCCAGAGAATGGAATTCTCAGATTTTATCAGCAACCCTTAATAATATGTATATCGGATTAGGAGGGGTCAATTCTACAGATCAACTGCCGGCTGCACAGCATGCAGCCGTGAAAGCCTCTGATTATATCGGTATAAAATATGATGAACAGTTCTCCACAATGACCAACGATCCAAGTGCCGGATATTGGCTGGATGGGCTTCCCAACAAAATAGATCCGAGAGCCTATAAAACATTCTATATTCCAGGAGATTTTAATAATCCCATTTATTCACTTTATCCGACTTATACTAACCAGGCGAGTACCAATAAAGGGGATCTTACTTTTGCCAACGGGTCTAAGGTTACAATTAATACGGTAAATACCTGGAATACGACCACAATAGGGAATTGGGGAGTAAAGGGACAAAGAAACGGATTAAGAGGTGTTATTGGATGTATGCCGGCTTTAGGAAAACAGTACAGAGAAGGTAAAAACGATAGAATTTTCTTTGCAAGCTGGGAAACCTATTTCCTGATGGCGGAAGCTGCTTTAAAAGGATGGTCTGTTCCTATGAGTGATGTTGCCGCTTATAATAAAGGAATTCAGGATAGCTTTGCCTATAATGGAGTATCTCAATTCTATAACCAATATATTACCTCAACTGATTATAATCGTGATGGAACTTCTGTTGCTTACAGTCATGTAGCAGAACCTGGAGCCAGCCATACGATGAATTATAAAGATCCTTCTACAGGTAGTATGGTTTCTGTTGAGATTAAATACCCTGTAAATACGATTTACAAAAATGGTTCGGTGAAAAACGATAAACTTACGAAAATCATTACTCAAAAATATATTGCGAATATGCCATGGCTTCCGTTAGAGTCCTGGAGTGATCAAAGAAGACTGGGATTACCTTTCTTTGAAAATCCTGCAATAGAAACACCATTGGTTAATTTACCTAATCTAAATTCAGGAAATTATATGACTAATTCTATTCAGAATTTCCCTCAAAGGTTAAGGTACCCAAGTACCTTCAGGAATACAGATCAGGATGGATATACAAAAGCAGTTCAATTGCTGGGTGGACAAGATGCTGTGCTCACTCCTCTTTGGTGGGCAAAGCACTAA